A single Arachidicoccus sp. BS20 DNA region contains:
- a CDS encoding efflux RND transporter permease subunit, with amino-acid sequence MLRAALKRPVTTIVIFGGLLLFSIIALLNIPIDIFPKLNLPTIYVIESYGGMSAKQMEGFFATRMQDQFLYINGIKNIESKNIQGLTLIKLSFYESTNMAEASAEVALQVNRCSKFFPAGALPPQVIRFDASSLPVGQLVFSSKTKSLKEIYDVASTRIRPMFATIPGLSAPPPFGANSRTVVVNIDPVKLRSFNISPEQVVDAIAKNNTMTPSGNIRIDSMMYLTTENSLEQNVKDFENIPLKTSGNNAVFVHDVGSVEDASDITVDYALVNGKRSVYIPVVKTADASTWSVVQNLKSKLQDMKNLLPDDVDVSYEFDQSVFVMNSVKSLMSEGIIGAILTGLMVLLFLRDWRSSIVVIITIPVAILSAILFLNLFGQTINMMTLSGLALAIGILVDQATVTIENIHQHLEMGKDKKHAILDACTEISFPLLLILLCILAVFAPSFIMTGVPKAMFLPLSLSIGFAMIISYIAAQTLVPVISNWLLKADKFKAHAHAGLALNQNEVNEINSHDEHQKNHKKETGFFTRMKQRLEQWLNNQMPRRKLIVCLYLVLAFGGAAACFMIIGKDLLPKSNSGQLQIRIKEPDGTRLSKTESAMRGVLQIVDSTVKGNLDISSAYVGIVPSSYGTSNLYVFNAGTNEGVVQLEINKDYKVNLDDLKDEIRKNVAKIYPKLNISFEPIELTEKIMAQGASNPIEVRVAGKNFDTIEHYATRLVNEMKQIPYLRDIQIQQPLHFPTIKINIDRFKLAQMGVTLDQAAQSITDATSSSRFTQKILWLDENNSYTYQVQAQVPIDIMNSVDELKSIPLIPGQPRPILSDVATFSQSSEPGEYDRSGPRRFVTVGANIYKKDLGSATSAVKKAVAQLGTLPKGLICEVKGTSVLLTETLNSLQVGLLAAIVIILLLLAANYQSFGLALAVMSTVPAVILGALLLLLLTGSTLNLQSYMGLIMSVGVSVANAILIITNAEALRIEYRNPFKASSTAASVRLRPILMTSIAMVVGMIPMASGLGESGDQSAPLGRAVIGGLIASTFAALFIAPLVYAWVQQKRTFNHPSLLPEDEPNHQFYEEEIQARQMD; translated from the coding sequence GGATTGTTGCTCTTTTCCATCATTGCGCTTCTCAATATTCCCATTGATATTTTTCCGAAATTAAATCTTCCGACTATTTATGTAATCGAATCTTACGGCGGTATGTCGGCGAAACAAATGGAAGGTTTTTTTGCTACGCGAATGCAAGACCAGTTTTTGTATATCAACGGCATTAAAAATATTGAAAGCAAAAACATTCAGGGCTTAACGCTCATCAAGCTTTCTTTTTACGAAAGCACCAATATGGCGGAGGCCTCAGCAGAAGTGGCTTTGCAGGTAAACAGGTGTTCCAAATTTTTTCCCGCAGGCGCGTTGCCGCCGCAGGTAATTCGTTTTGATGCATCGTCTTTGCCTGTGGGTCAATTGGTTTTCAGCAGCAAAACAAAATCGCTGAAAGAAATTTATGATGTGGCTTCAACCCGCATCAGACCCATGTTTGCGACCATTCCGGGACTTTCCGCTCCACCACCTTTCGGTGCAAACTCAAGAACAGTCGTAGTAAATATTGACCCCGTAAAATTGCGTTCGTTCAACATTTCTCCCGAACAAGTCGTAGATGCTATTGCAAAGAACAATACGATGACACCTTCGGGAAACATTCGCATCGACAGCATGATGTATCTCACCACAGAAAATTCTTTGGAGCAAAATGTAAAAGATTTTGAAAACATTCCTTTGAAAACAAGCGGCAACAACGCAGTGTTTGTGCATGATGTAGGTTCTGTGGAAGATGCATCGGATATTACGGTTGATTACGCGTTGGTTAATGGCAAGCGTTCTGTGTATATTCCTGTGGTAAAAACAGCCGATGCTTCTACTTGGTCAGTCGTGCAGAATTTAAAATCCAAATTGCAGGATATGAAAAATCTTTTGCCCGATGATGTGGACGTGAGTTACGAATTTGACCAATCGGTTTTTGTGATGAACTCCGTAAAAAGCTTAATGTCCGAAGGCATTATCGGCGCTATCCTTACAGGCTTGATGGTATTGCTTTTCCTGCGCGATTGGCGAAGCAGCATTGTGGTAATTATCACAATTCCTGTTGCTATTTTAAGCGCCATTTTATTCCTGAATTTATTCGGTCAAACGATTAATATGATGACGTTAAGCGGACTTGCTTTAGCGATTGGAATATTGGTGGACCAAGCGACCGTAACCATTGAAAACATTCATCAGCATTTGGAAATGGGCAAAGATAAAAAGCATGCCATACTCGATGCGTGTACAGAAATTTCTTTTCCCTTGTTATTGATTTTGTTGTGCATTCTCGCGGTGTTTGCGCCGAGTTTTATTATGACAGGCGTGCCGAAAGCCATGTTCTTACCATTGTCTTTATCCATCGGTTTTGCGATGATTATTTCATACATAGCTGCACAAACTTTAGTGCCGGTAATTTCAAACTGGTTGCTAAAAGCTGATAAGTTCAAAGCTCATGCTCATGCAGGTTTGGCACTGAATCAAAATGAAGTAAATGAAATAAACTCGCATGATGAACATCAGAAAAATCATAAAAAAGAAACCGGTTTCTTCACGAGAATGAAGCAACGTTTGGAACAATGGCTGAACAATCAGATGCCGAGAAGAAAGCTGATTGTATGCCTTTATCTCGTTCTTGCATTCGGTGGAGCTGCAGCGTGTTTTATGATTATCGGGAAAGATTTATTACCGAAATCAAACAGCGGGCAATTGCAAATTCGCATCAAAGAACCTGATGGAACAAGGCTTTCAAAGACAGAGAGCGCTATGCGCGGCGTGTTGCAGATTGTGGATTCTACCGTGAAAGGAAATCTTGATATATCATCGGCTTACGTGGGAATTGTGCCGAGCAGCTATGGAACGAGCAACTTATATGTTTTTAATGCAGGAACAAATGAAGGCGTAGTGCAACTTGAAATCAATAAAGATTACAAAGTAAATTTGGATGATTTGAAAGATGAAATCAGAAAGAATGTTGCAAAAATTTATCCTAAACTAAATATTTCGTTTGAGCCTATTGAGCTTACGGAAAAGATTATGGCACAAGGCGCATCCAACCCGATCGAAGTAAGAGTTGCAGGAAAGAATTTTGATACCATTGAACATTATGCAACGCGCCTTGTAAATGAGATGAAGCAAATTCCTTACCTGCGCGATATACAGATACAACAGCCTTTGCATTTTCCTACCATTAAAATTAATATTGACAGATTTAAACTCGCACAAATGGGTGTAACGCTCGACCAGGCTGCGCAAAGCATTACAGATGCAACTTCATCGAGCCGTTTCACACAAAAGATTTTATGGTTAGACGAAAACAATTCTTACACTTATCAGGTGCAAGCACAAGTTCCGATTGATATAATGAATTCAGTTGACGAGCTGAAAAGTATTCCGCTGATTCCGGGACAACCTCGCCCGATACTTTCGGATGTTGCAACTTTCTCCCAGTCATCCGAACCGGGAGAATACGACCGGTCCGGTCCGAGAAGATTTGTAACCGTTGGCGCAAACATTTATAAAAAAGATTTAGGTTCGGCTACAAGTGCCGTCAAAAAAGCAGTTGCGCAATTAGGTACACTTCCAAAAGGTTTGATTTGCGAAGTAAAAGGCACTTCTGTTTTGCTCACGGAAACATTAAATTCATTGCAGGTCGGTTTGCTGGCAGCAATTGTTATTATTCTGTTGTTACTCGCTGCAAATTATCAGTCTTTCGGATTGGCGTTGGCTGTAATGTCCACTGTGCCTGCAGTTATCTTAGGCGCGTTGCTTCTGTTGTTGCTTACAGGTTCAACCCTCAATCTTCAATCGTATATGGGTTTGATAATGTCGGTTGGCGTTTCTGTTGCCAACGCCATTCTAATTATTACCAATGCGGAAGCGTTAAGAATAGAATATCGCAATCCCTTCAAAGCATCGTCAACTGCGGCTTCCGTAAGATTGCGTCCGATATTGATGACTTCTATCGCAATGGTTGTAGGAATGATTCCGATGGCAAGCGGACTTGGCGAATCGGGCGACCAGTCTGCGCCTTTAGGTCGCGCCGTAATTGGCGGATTGATTGCATCAACATTTGCAGCATTGTTCATTGCGCCGTTGGTGTATGCGTGGGTTCAACAGAAAAGAACGTTCAACCATCCGTCGCTTTTGCCGGAAGATGAGCCGAACCATCAGTTTTATGAAGAAGAAATACAAGCAAGGCAAATGGATTAA
- a CDS encoding glycoside hydrolase family 3 N-terminal domain-containing protein produces MKKIVFFFLLTLNFYIINAQNSDAKAYAFVDKLMSKMSLEDKVGQMTQISIEAFLKTDANGNVTNPHELDTAKLGAALREYKIGSILNVGGDAQTRQNWQQLITQIQKQALSEGSKIPILYGIDAIHGNNYTSGSILFPQEIAMAASFNPSLAKEEAEVTAYETRASFTPWVFSPVLGIGRQPLWPRFWETFGEDPLLVSTMGTAMIQGFHGNDVSDKYHVLACLKHYMGYSMPLSGHDRTPAWIPERELREYFLPPFAEAVKQGALTVMVCSGEINGVPVHANKHILTDILKGELKFKGFACSDWQDIEYLYQRHHVAVDNKDAVRMAINAGIDMSMVPTDFSFTKDLFALVKEGKVSMSRINDAVRRILYVKYKSGIFQYPTGNADDYPLFGGKEHQQVNYDIAAQCITLLKNKNNILPVKKNEKILVTGASANTMRSLDGGWSRVWQGTTSDETEKDKNTILEAMQQTFGNENVSYEQGVSFDSTINIDDAVAKAKDADVIVLCAGESSYAETPGNINDLTISTPQIKLAKALAKTGKPIILVLTEGRPRVISAIEPYTSAVIDAYYLGNQGGNVIADVLDGKINPSGKLPFTYPRYTNSFTTYYRKYTEDKDVNDEIAGYNPQWEFGTGLSYTTFKYSNLRLSSDKLSDDAPIKVSVDVTNTGAREGKETVLMYVSDLVASITPEVKRLRGFEKIDLEPSETKTVSFTITKDKLSFINNDLKRVTEPGKFVVHVADLSKDFEY; encoded by the coding sequence ATGAAAAAAATAGTTTTTTTCTTTTTACTCACGTTAAATTTTTATATCATAAACGCGCAAAACAGCGATGCAAAGGCTTACGCTTTTGTAGATAAGCTCATGTCCAAAATGTCGCTTGAAGATAAAGTAGGACAGATGACGCAAATAAGCATTGAAGCATTTTTAAAAACAGACGCAAACGGCAACGTAACCAATCCGCACGAACTGGATACAGCCAAGCTGGGCGCGGCTTTGCGCGAATATAAAATCGGTTCGATATTGAATGTAGGCGGCGATGCGCAAACGCGCCAAAACTGGCAGCAACTCATCACGCAAATTCAAAAGCAAGCCTTGTCCGAAGGTTCCAAAATTCCCATTCTGTACGGCATTGACGCGATACACGGCAACAATTATACATCGGGCAGCATTTTGTTTCCGCAGGAAATTGCAATGGCTGCATCGTTCAATCCTTCATTGGCAAAAGAGGAAGCGGAAGTAACCGCTTACGAAACGCGTGCGTCGTTTACGCCTTGGGTTTTCAGTCCTGTGTTGGGCATTGGTCGGCAGCCTTTGTGGCCTCGTTTTTGGGAAACATTCGGGGAAGACCCTTTGCTCGTTTCAACGATGGGAACTGCGATGATACAAGGCTTTCATGGAAATGATGTAAGCGACAAATATCATGTGCTTGCGTGCCTCAAACATTACATGGGTTACAGTATGCCGTTGAGCGGACACGACCGCACGCCCGCGTGGATTCCCGAAAGAGAATTGCGCGAATATTTTCTGCCGCCGTTTGCAGAAGCCGTGAAACAAGGTGCATTAACGGTAATGGTTTGCAGCGGCGAAATCAACGGCGTTCCTGTTCATGCGAATAAGCATATTCTCACCGATATTCTGAAAGGAGAATTAAAATTTAAAGGTTTTGCGTGCAGCGATTGGCAAGACATTGAATACTTGTACCAACGTCATCATGTTGCGGTGGACAATAAAGACGCTGTGCGCATGGCAATCAACGCGGGCATTGACATGAGCATGGTGCCGACCGATTTTTCTTTTACCAAAGATTTGTTCGCTTTGGTAAAAGAAGGTAAAGTTTCTATGAGCCGCATCAACGATGCCGTGCGCCGTATTTTGTATGTAAAATATAAATCGGGAATTTTTCAGTATCCGACCGGAAACGCTGATGATTACCCGCTTTTCGGCGGAAAGGAACATCAGCAAGTGAATTATGATATTGCTGCGCAGTGTATTACTTTATTAAAAAATAAAAACAATATTTTGCCGGTAAAGAAAAATGAAAAAATATTGGTAACGGGCGCATCTGCCAACACGATGCGTTCTCTCGACGGCGGCTGGTCGAGAGTGTGGCAGGGAACAACTTCCGACGAAACGGAAAAAGATAAAAACACCATACTCGAAGCTATGCAACAAACTTTCGGAAACGAAAATGTTAGTTACGAACAAGGCGTGTCTTTTGATTCAACGATAAATATAGATGATGCTGTTGCCAAAGCAAAAGATGCAGACGTGATTGTGTTGTGCGCCGGCGAATCGAGCTACGCCGAAACGCCCGGAAATATTAATGATTTAACCATTTCCACACCGCAGATAAAACTGGCAAAAGCATTGGCAAAAACCGGAAAGCCGATTATTCTTGTACTCACGGAAGGCAGACCGCGCGTGATTTCTGCAATAGAGCCTTATACTTCCGCTGTGATTGATGCATATTATTTAGGCAACCAAGGCGGCAATGTAATTGCAGATGTTTTGGATGGAAAAATAAACCCTTCAGGAAAATTGCCTTTTACGTATCCGCGTTATACAAATAGTTTTACAACTTATTATCGAAAATATACGGAAGATAAAGATGTAAACGATGAAATTGCGGGCTACAATCCGCAATGGGAGTTTGGTACTGGATTAAGCTATACAACTTTCAAGTACAGCAATCTTCGTTTAAGTTCCGATAAACTAAGTGATGATGCGCCAATAAAGGTAAGCGTAGATGTTACCAACACGGGTGCGCGCGAAGGCAAAGAAACGGTGCTGATGTACGTGAGCGATTTGGTCGCATCTATAACGCCTGAAGTGAAGCGCCTGCGCGGGTTCGAGAAGATTGACTTGGAACCAAGCGAAACAAAAACGGTTTCATTTACCATTACAAAAGATAAATTATCTTTTATCAATAATGATTTGAAAAGAGTAACTGAACCGGGAAAATTTGTGGTGCATGTTGCAGATTTGAGTAAAGATTTTGAATATTAA
- the lptB gene encoding LPS export ABC transporter ATP-binding protein produces the protein MSITISTKDLVKTYRNRTVVNHVSVNVTQGEIVGLLGPNGAGKTTSFYMVVGLIKPDEGTVYLNEEDITKLPMYKRAQMGIGYLPQEASVFRKLSVEDNILAVLEMTKLTKEERYTKLESLLEEFSLQHVRKNNGDSLSGGERRRTEIARALAVDPKFILLDEPFAGVDPIAVEDIQAVVARLKYKNIGILITDHNVNETLSICDRAYLLIEGKIFKHGTAEELADDEQVRRLYLGTNFELKRKDWILEMGKTPVATKPESEKITEK, from the coding sequence TTGAGCATTACCATTTCCACTAAAGATTTAGTAAAAACTTATCGCAACAGAACCGTTGTGAACCATGTTTCCGTAAACGTAACGCAAGGCGAAATCGTAGGTTTACTTGGACCGAACGGCGCGGGAAAAACCACATCGTTCTATATGGTTGTTGGATTGATAAAACCCGACGAAGGTACGGTTTACCTGAACGAAGAAGACATTACAAAATTGCCGATGTACAAACGAGCGCAAATGGGCATCGGTTATCTACCGCAGGAAGCATCGGTATTTCGCAAGCTGAGCGTGGAAGATAATATTCTTGCCGTGCTTGAAATGACAAAGCTGACAAAAGAAGAACGCTACACAAAACTGGAATCGTTGTTGGAAGAATTTAGTCTGCAGCATGTACGCAAAAACAATGGCGACAGCCTTAGCGGCGGCGAACGCCGCAGAACCGAGATTGCACGCGCGCTTGCTGTAGATCCGAAATTTATTTTGTTAGACGAACCGTTTGCAGGCGTTGACCCAATTGCGGTAGAAGATATTCAGGCAGTAGTCGCAAGGTTGAAATATAAAAACATCGGCATCTTAATCACAGACCACAATGTAAACGAAACACTTTCCATTTGTGACCGCGCATATTTATTAATTGAAGGAAAAATATTCAAGCACGGAACCGCCGAAGAACTTGCCGATGACGAGCAAGTGCGTCGCCTCTATCTCGGCACCAACTTTGAACTGAAACGTAAAGACTGGATTTTAGAAATGGGTAAAACACCTGTCGCAACAAAACCGGAAAGCGAAAAAATTACTGAAAAATAA
- a CDS encoding efflux RND transporter periplasmic adaptor subunit: MKYFPIIMFGSIIFLSCNNEQKSKQQSSATTEQKIVKTTPILKGGLSTLSKLPAQLAAYEEVSIFPKVNGYVKNVLVDIGSKVSTNQLLMTLEAPELEQASASAKAEFEKAKSDYEINEENYNRLLEASQTEGAVSAMDLALDKSKVTSSLATMKAAQANWQEQETMLQYLQVHAPFSGVITARNVHPGALVSNSIKDVPMLELKQEAHLRLQVDVPEDIAANLKQGDSVSFLIPSLDNKKMSGVISRIAGNVNPEFRSERIELDVMNDGTLSSGMYADVTIKTTPMPNVFHVSLSAVTNLPTGKFITVRKNNQNEKIKVTTFHQTADSIEIKGNFQDGENAVLNASN, translated from the coding sequence ATGAAATATTTTCCCATCATAATGTTCGGCTCGATAATTTTTTTATCGTGCAACAATGAACAAAAAAGCAAACAGCAATCTTCTGCAACTACAGAACAAAAGATTGTAAAAACTACGCCAATATTGAAAGGCGGGCTATCCACTTTATCGAAATTACCTGCGCAACTCGCCGCTTACGAAGAAGTTAGTATTTTCCCTAAAGTGAATGGGTATGTAAAGAATGTTTTAGTTGATATCGGTTCAAAAGTCAGCACAAATCAACTGTTAATGACGCTCGAAGCGCCCGAACTGGAACAAGCTTCTGCAAGTGCCAAAGCCGAATTTGAAAAAGCAAAATCAGATTATGAAATCAACGAAGAAAATTATAATCGTTTGCTCGAAGCATCACAAACAGAAGGTGCAGTTTCTGCAATGGATTTGGCTTTGGACAAATCGAAAGTAACGTCTTCGCTTGCAACTATGAAAGCTGCACAAGCTAATTGGCAGGAACAGGAAACAATGCTGCAATACTTACAGGTTCATGCGCCGTTTTCGGGCGTGATTACAGCACGCAATGTGCATCCCGGCGCGCTTGTGAGTAATTCGATTAAAGATGTTCCTATGCTGGAACTCAAGCAGGAAGCGCATTTGCGCTTGCAGGTAGATGTTCCTGAAGACATTGCTGCGAATTTGAAACAAGGCGATTCTGTATCTTTTTTAATTCCTTCATTAGACAATAAAAAAATGAGCGGCGTTATCAGCAGAATTGCCGGCAATGTAAATCCCGAATTTCGTTCGGAAAGGATTGAATTGGATGTAATGAACGATGGCACCTTGAGTTCAGGTATGTATGCCGATGTAACGATTAAAACAACGCCGATGCCGAATGTTTTTCACGTGTCGTTATCTGCTGTAACCAATCTTCCGACAGGAAAATTTATTACCGTGAGAAAGAATAATCAAAATGAAAAAATTAAGGTAACAACTTTTCATCAAACAGCCGACAGTATTGAGATTAAAGGAAATTTTCAGGATGGGGAGAACGCGGTTTTAAACGCAAGCAATTAA